A stretch of the Oceanicola sp. D3 genome encodes the following:
- a CDS encoding type II toxin-antitoxin system PemK/MazF family toxin, translating to MVKPRLAIVISKPIVARGGLCTVVPLSTTAPDPVMPYHCALEVAFKMPSVWGNRKRWVKGDMVYAAGFHRIDLLSLGKDRSGKRIYQTSTISEQQLAIVQRCVLQGLGLGTLTKHL from the coding sequence ATGGTAAAACCGCGTCTGGCGATTGTGATATCAAAGCCAATTGTTGCAAGGGGTGGCTTGTGCACCGTGGTCCCTTTGAGCACCACAGCGCCCGACCCGGTCATGCCGTATCATTGCGCGCTCGAAGTTGCGTTTAAGATGCCAAGCGTTTGGGGCAATCGAAAACGATGGGTCAAAGGTGACATGGTTTATGCGGCCGGGTTTCATCGAATTGACTTGTTGAGTTTGGGTAAAGACCGCAGCGGTAAGCGCATTTACCAGACTTCAACTATTTCCGAGCAACAATTGGCGATTGTGCAGCGTTGCGTACTGCAAGGTCTCGGTCTCGGAACATTGACAAAACACCTCTGA
- the recF gene encoding DNA replication/repair protein RecF codes for MPRLALTSLTLSHFRSHRRAELALDGRPVALWGPNGAGKTNVLEAVSLLSPGRGLRRASAEEMARAPEALGWKVKAELASLGHFHELETWAEAGASGRSVKIDGKAAAQVALGRLARVVWLVPSMDRLWIEGAEGRRRFLDRIVLSFEPAHGEAVLAYEKAMRERNRLLKDMVRDAHWYAALEQRMGEEGARIHRHREDALMRLAAAQDEASSAFPAAGLMLSHPEPACDTPGDAEALTAALAEGRARDLAATRTLTGPHRADLGATYIAKDTPARLCSTGEQKALLLSLILANARALAEDFGAPPLLLLDEVAAHLDASRRAALYAEIEALGAQAFMTGTGAELFEELGGKAQHFEVTEEAGLSALREVAG; via the coding sequence ATGCCCCGCCTTGCCCTCACATCCCTGACCCTCTCGCACTTCCGCTCGCATCGTCGGGCGGAACTGGCTTTGGATGGCCGCCCGGTTGCGCTTTGGGGGCCGAATGGGGCGGGCAAGACCAATGTGCTGGAGGCAGTTTCGCTGCTCTCGCCCGGGCGTGGGCTGAGGCGGGCGAGTGCCGAAGAGATGGCCCGCGCGCCCGAGGCGCTGGGCTGGAAGGTGAAGGCGGAGCTGGCCTCGCTGGGGCATTTTCATGAGTTGGAAACATGGGCCGAGGCGGGGGCCAGCGGGCGCAGCGTAAAGATCGACGGCAAGGCGGCGGCGCAGGTGGCGTTGGGGCGGCTGGCGCGGGTTGTGTGGCTGGTGCCCTCGATGGATCGCCTCTGGATCGAGGGGGCCGAGGGGCGCCGGCGGTTTCTGGACAGGATCGTGCTCAGCTTTGAGCCTGCCCATGGCGAGGCGGTGCTGGCCTATGAAAAGGCGATGCGCGAGCGCAACCGGCTCTTGAAGGACATGGTGCGCGATGCCCATTGGTACGCCGCGTTAGAGCAGCGGATGGGCGAGGAGGGCGCGCGCATTCATCGCCACCGCGAAGACGCGTTGATGCGGCTGGCGGCGGCGCAGGATGAAGCGAGCAGTGCCTTTCCGGCGGCGGGGCTGATGCTGAGCCACCCCGAACCGGCCTGTGACACGCCCGGTGACGCCGAGGCGTTGACGGCGGCGCTTGCAGAGGGCCGCGCACGCGACCTTGCGGCAACGCGCACACTGACCGGCCCGCATCGCGCCGACCTTGGGGCCACCTATATTGCCAAGGACACCCCGGCGCGGCTTTGCTCCACCGGCGAGCAAAAGGCGCTGCTCCTCTCGCTCATTCTGGCGAACGCCCGGGCCTTGGCCGAGGATTTCGGCGCACCGCCGCTGTTGCTGCTCGATGAGGTGGCGGCGCATCTCGATGCCTCGCGCCGCGCCGCGCTTTATGCCGAGATCGAGGCGCTCGGGGCGCAGGCCTTCATGACCGGCACGGGCGCAGAGCTTTTTGAGGAGTTGGGCGGTAAGGCGCAGCACTTTGAGGTGACCGAAGAGGCCGGGCTTTCCGCGCTGCGCGAGGTGGCGGGGTGA
- a CDS encoding DUF1697 domain-containing protein, which translates to MTSVLLLRGINVGGYSKLAMAELRTLPEGLSTSKIPAKAERLLGSPMTARNFSTVAKLAEMLDAP; encoded by the coding sequence GTGACATCGGTTTTGCTTCTGCGCGGCATCAATGTGGGCGGGTATAGCAAGCTGGCGATGGCCGAACTGCGCACGCTGCCGGAGGGCTTGAGCACATCGAAAATCCCGGCCAAGGCAGAGCGGTTGCTGGGCAGCCCCATGACGGCCCGCAATTTTTCAACCGTGGCCAAGCTGGCCGAGATGCTGGACGCGCCATGA
- the dnaN gene encoding DNA polymerase III subunit beta translates to MKFSIERAVLLKAIAQAQSVVERRNTIPILANVLIEAEGDGVQFRATDLDIEVVDKAPAMVEKAGATTVSAVTLHEIVRKLPDGAQVQLTDDSAAGRLTVEAGRSNFQLATLPKEDFPVMASSEYGANFSAGAATLRRLFDKSKFAISTEETRYYLNGVYMHVATGEEGQALRCVATDGHRLARVDAPLPEGAETMPGVIVPRKTVGELRKLLDDDEAQIAVSVSETKVRFATPEITLTSKVIDGTFPDYTRVIPTGNTKKLEVDAAEFAKAVDLVSTVSSERSRAVKLSLDEDRLVLSVNAPDSGAGSAELAVAYGDEHLEIGFNAKYLTEIASQVDRENAVFLFNSAGDPTLMREGSDTSALYVVMPMRV, encoded by the coding sequence ATGAAATTCTCGATCGAGCGGGCCGTTCTGCTGAAGGCCATCGCGCAGGCGCAGTCGGTTGTCGAGCGCCGCAACACCATTCCGATCTTGGCCAATGTGCTGATCGAAGCCGAAGGCGACGGTGTGCAGTTCAGGGCCACGGACCTTGATATCGAGGTGGTCGACAAGGCCCCGGCGATGGTCGAGAAGGCGGGTGCCACCACGGTGAGCGCCGTCACCCTGCATGAGATCGTGCGCAAGCTGCCCGACGGGGCGCAGGTGCAACTGACCGATGACAGTGCCGCCGGGCGGCTGACTGTGGAGGCGGGGCGCTCGAACTTTCAGCTCGCCACGCTGCCGAAAGAAGATTTTCCGGTCATGGCGTCGAGCGAGTATGGGGCCAACTTCAGCGCTGGTGCCGCCACGCTGCGCCGCCTCTTCGACAAGAGCAAGTTTGCGATTTCCACCGAGGAAACAAGGTATTACCTCAACGGTGTTTACATGCATGTGGCCACCGGCGAGGAGGGCCAGGCGCTGCGCTGCGTGGCGACCGATGGCCATAGGCTGGCCCGCGTGGATGCGCCGCTGCCCGAGGGCGCCGAGACGATGCCGGGCGTGATCGTGCCGCGCAAGACGGTGGGCGAGTTGCGCAAGTTGCTCGACGATGACGAGGCGCAGATTGCTGTTTCGGTCAGCGAGACCAAGGTGCGCTTTGCCACGCCCGAGATCACCCTGACGAGCAAGGTGATTGACGGCACTTTCCCCGATTACACCCGCGTCATCCCGACCGGAAACACCAAGAAGCTGGAGGTGGATGCCGCCGAGTTTGCCAAGGCTGTTGATCTGGTGTCGACGGTCAGCAGCGAGCGGTCCCGCGCGGTGAAGCTCTCGCTCGACGAAGACAGGCTGGTGCTTTCGGTCAATGCGCCTGACAGCGGTGCAGGCTCGGCAGAGCTGGCGGTGGCCTATGGCGACGAGCATCTGGAGATCGGCTTCAACGCCAAGTACCTCACCGAGATCGCCAGCCAGGTGGACCGGGAGAACGCGGTGTTCCTGTTCAACTCCGCTGGTGATCCGACGCTGATGCGCGAAGGCTCCGATACCTCGGCGCTCTATGTCGTGATGCCGATGCGGGTGTAA